A stretch of DNA from Leguminivora glycinivorella isolate SPB_JAAS2020 chromosome 12, LegGlyc_1.1, whole genome shotgun sequence:
ATTATTCTGATTTAGCTGGTAGACATCGTGCTGATTTAGAACTATACGAAATGGCGAAACAAAGAAGAAAGTCGAAAGATGCAGGGAGAGGAGAAAAAATTGCTTCATGGTTAGTTAGCAAAGTGATGAAATCGAAAATAAAGGCCGGTGCGGGTATAAAACCTTTTAAACGTTTTGTGTCCAAGATACGCActgaattaaaaaagaaaccaaaaacaaaacgtaatataaTTGATCGAGCTCTTATTGCTGCGACaaaaattttcaataccaattcCAAGGTACGGGTACCTCGTATTATACCAattccaaaaactggaggcTTCTTACCGCTGATACCTATTTTTGCCGGTCTGTCTGCGCTGGGATCATTAGCAGGAGGAGCTGCCGGAATTGCTAAAGCTGTAGGTGATTACAAAGCCGCCAGAAAAAATTTAGCGGAATCAGAGCGACATAACAAGATGATGGAATCTATTGCATTAGGAAAAGGCTTACAcattaaaccatataaaaatggcaaaggattatgtttgaaaatttcaaaaaactAAATGAGAGGTTACCCAGGCGCGCTCTttcaaatattgatattttaaaacactCATCTGATATTCCATATTTTCGAGGAGTTTATATGAGAGACAGTTTACCAAAGAGTCCTAAAAAAGTAGAATGTGGAATTGTTAATTTGGATAGTTCTAAAAACAATGGTACACACTGGGTAGCCTATGTAaaagataataattattgtgaatattttaatagttatggaGACCTTCCACctccgctagaattaaagaggtatttaaaaaaatatgatatttactataattatgACACGTACCAAAAGTTTAACACTGTCAATTGTGGTCATTTATGtctaaaatacttaaaacaatattggtATAACCGTTTAAATATCATCGCACAATAAACAGTTTATCATTCTCACAATGTCTTTCACTTTGTCTATAACTGGAACATCTTCCACTCTGTTAACAAACTATTCACCAGCTCTTCAACTGGATGGTGAATATGAGTGTGGGCTATTGTATATGTCAACTTTTAATTCTATACCCAACATAGACAACagaaataataagttatattatggtaaaaacaaagtaattaaaattcctGAAGGATCATATGAACTTCAAGATATTGACGATTACCTTAAAGAACATATTGAAGGATGCTCTTTTGCATTAACATGCAATAATAATACCTTAAAAACATCTATTTTATgctctgaaaatattcatttcaacAAAGAAGGCTCTATCGGTAATTTACTTGGCTTCGGTTCAGAATCCATTCAAGCTAATATATTAACCGAATCCCCTTATCCTGTTTCCATTCTGTCGACAACTATAGTACGCATTGAATGTGACATAGTGAGCGGTTCATTTGTTAACGGAAAACCTAGTCATATAATTCACGAGTTTGTACCAAATGTGGCACCTGGTTATCGGATTATAGAAACACcaaaaaacgttatttatttccctGTAACCCAAAACAGCTTAAATACAATTACGATAAGAATTTTAGACGTTAAAAATAATCTAGTTAATTTACGAGGTGAAGAAATTCAGATATACTTACATCTAAGGAAAAAATGATAGACTTCAATAAAACTTCAATCTCTCTTAAAAAAACTATCAGTACTCATCCTGCAATCATAAAAAGAAGACCTAAAGTGAAACTTACGAAACAAAATAAGCAATTCCTCCAAAGCTTACGGCTATTAAAATGAGTATATTAAACTTAACAGAACCTTTTGTCTTTGATAATTCTATCGAGAGCTTTGAATATCATTCATATAAGCCGTACGTAACAAGTTTTAATTTCAACGATGAAATACGTATACCTATAAACCAACAAGATCTTTATGTACTACCATCAGCAAGTTCTTTATACATAGAAGGTACTATAACCGCATTCAATAGAGAAACAAAATCCGAGGTAAAAAGTGTTCTTTTTACAAACAACCCCATACTTCATCTATTTCAAGATATTCGATATGAATTAAATGGAAtcgaaattgacaaaattaaaaacgcaggAGTTACAACAACTATGAAATCTCTTGTATCTATGAATGAACTGGAAGCATCTATGTCTAAGTTATGGGGATTTGATGTCAAAGGCATAAAAAACACGCAAGGTTCATTTTCCGTGTCTGTACCCTTAAACAAGATTCTCGGGTTTGCTGAGGATTAcaacaaaatcataattaattgcaAGCATGAACTCATTATTTTAAGATCCAATACTAATTTGAATAGCGTTAAACTAAATGCGAATGAATATATAGACAATATTACTATATCTAAAATAGTATGGCGCATGCCTCATGTTAAAGTGTCTGATCGAGAAAGATTAAACTTACTCAAATGTTTGGAAAGTGATCGTGCCATTCAGATAGCATTTAGGACTTGGGATTTATATGAATATCCGCTCTTGCCTGAGACGTCAAAACATTCTTGGTCTATCAAAACTTCATCTCAAATTGAAAAGCcgcgttatattataattggtTTGAAAACGGGACGAAAAAATGACGCTAATAAAGACATAACACATTTTGATCACTGTAATTTGAGAGATGTTAAAGTTTTTTTGAATTCAGTCTACTTTCCGTACGAAAgttttgatgttagtttttcGGGTGGAAAGTTTGCTATATTATACGAGCAGTATGCGAAATTTCAGCAGTCTTATTATAACCGTCTACAAGCGCCGTTGTTAAGTCCTCAAGACTTTAAAGATATAGCTCCTTTATTTGTTATCAACTGTTCTCGTCAAAACGAAACCTTAAAAACCGGATCGGTAGATGTGAGAGTTGAATTGGATTGTGAATCTGATATACCAAAGAACACTGCAGCTTACTGTCTGATTTTAAATGATAGTATATTTGAATATAAGCCCTTAAGTAATATTACGAAAAAAGTATCGTAATGCAGCATATATTTGTAGACCTTCAAggatttaaaacaaaagaaaatgaaTTTATTGTCAAAGAATTTGCATACAGCACGCTAGAATACACTCaagttttcttaataaaaccCCTTTTCGTTTTTCTAAATTGGCGGAAAGTGAAAAGAGGCAGACAAGATGGATTGAaaaacatttaggtattttatGGCACGAAGGTTATGTTGATTATAGAGAATTTAGAAGACTTATTGATAACCATATAAAAGATAAGACAATCTACGTTAAAGGTTTGGAAAAAGTTCAATGGATTAAAGATTTATATCCAAAATGCACTATTTTAGATTTGGGTGAAAAAGATGTGCCtaatttaaaagaactgtataaaaaatattgtactaatgaatgtatttttaactgtgtgtatcataaaaaatcttgtgcattaaaaaatgttttatgtataaaaaaatggtatttagaCAATCGACaaatctaattttaatttgtattcaaaatgtgtttcttaaaataaatgtttgttattaattatattagttttttttataccattcTATATAACTACTGATAACTACCTAATAAGTTTTTTATAgtaaatgttatatttttaatttttagcttagattttacataatttgcataagaaaaacttattagttagtatggatataaataaaacgacaacttactcatataatatttattacttatataatatttaaaatacaactttaataACTAGTACTGTATCCacaaattttttttgaaattttatttattaaagcctCTGTGCTGTcaataatttcatcaaaattatcGCCTGCAACATACTGCGCGCTCAGTAATACATTTTCGTTCTGTTCATCGTTTTGATCCCTTACATCCTCTGTTATGTTGATTATTTGAATTTTGATCAGTTTATTGCCTTTGATCTCATGATTATTTATCACAAAAGATGGTGGGTGTCCTTGAGTCCTTTTCACTACTTTATTATGAATGTTAACTTTATTACGTTTCTTGGCTTTAGGGTTTTCGAtgttctttttaatttttttatataagtcgCTATCGTCAAATTCTTGTGGTAGCTCAAACTCTTGTGCATATTGCGAAAATGGAATTGGGATGTCTTCGCTGTCTGCCATTTTTTGAAAACCTAAGACAAAAcgaaaaattatataatattgataaatcagaTTACACAACgaacaaaaatgtatataaccacaaataaattaattttaatgtttatttgatttgtaaaatataatatataattttaatatatatataatatatatatatataattttaataagtagttagttaaaaaacaacttaccAGGTCTATGTCTGCGAGTGGATAATAAAGACGCGTTGATGCTATTCGAATGTAACCAATTAAAAATTACTTTGCGCTTATAAAGGTTAGCTATTGTTTGTTCAGCAAAATATAAATGCGCAATCCTGTTATATGATAGCTTTAACTTTACACGTGTGTATGTCTTTACctaaacaagtcacaacttGTTTTATGaacacgtttatgaataaactaTCTATAGAAATGTTTAaggtaaattaaaatgaaaacaagaaaataataagataatatatttatttatcataagaCATCACTGAATaatattgttaaaataaaaacacaataagtataataagtagAAGAAAGATTTATTTTTAGGACATATAATTGAATTAGTTATTATcttcaacttatatttatagtttttaatagatttataaaattaatatcaaaATGTTGTTTCAATTATATGTGCTATTCAATTTACTAATGACCTCTGACTGCATATagtacaatttattttatacaaaacatgacaattgattacaaattaaacattaagtATTGAGGTATGCCCCCAAGCTTTCGTCACTATTTGGTTGTCAGATATCATACGCTTATCATCATTAGCTGAAAGGGCGACTTTATTTACACTTTGGGTAAATATATTGTGCTTAATCGACTTAAATAATATGTTTCTTCTTTTTATTTCATCTCCTTGAAATAATGATTTCACGTAATGAGAAAACTCAAATTTGCATACTACAGGTTCTCTCACACCCTtagcttttttaataattttatcaaCTGTTTTGATAGAATACACTTTAGAACGAAGTCCAACATACTCTTTAATCATTTTTCCTTTCATTTCATCCTTAAAAAGTCCTGgcacttttttattttgaacaggtaataaaaatttattatcaatatcgtaACAACTAGTATcgaaatatgttaaaaaatgcattcttaaatctttaaaaaagtcttttgtttgtatataataaacaaaactatCTGTATCCGTGTAACACATTTGTAGACGAGTATCATAAAAACgtttaaatactgaataatgaaAATCATACATATGACTTTTAGATAACTCTAGTACAGCGAAACCAATGTAGATCGGTTTATCTAAAATTATTAGATCTGGTTTCAATTGAACTGCCACCAAATTTTCAGTAAAAACTGATACACTGTGAAAATTTGGCCTTGCAATTAATCTGTCAGCGGTGATTTTCTTTTTGTTGTGTTATCATTGTCTGTCCACTGATTAACTAAGCGCACATCAACCCTTTTCTCAGTATTTTCTAAAGTTTTACCAAATATACTGTTATTCATCAATTTACAAAAATCTTGTTCAAAGACAGACGTTGCCTCTTGACGTAGCCTTGTATTCATatcaatatattgttttaagtaaGGGGACTGTTTGAACGTAATTACTCtatgtactttttttaattttaaaccatGTTTAAGACACGTTTTCAAATGTACATAATGAATCACATACAAATATTTGTCATATAGATTAGGTACCAGTTTATAATGCGTCCCACCTGGTGGAACACATTTTTCGGGACAAAATGGTAAATCATTATGTTTATCATGTAAATCATTGGGGTAAATAATATCAACTTCTAGAATGAAACCATAATCCGAGTCATCAGGGATTTGAGTGATATTTAAAGCACTTATTTCATTGGTTTCTAGAAACCTAAAGTCTGATAGGGGCATATACTGACACATGCTGTAACCATATAAATTATTACAGTCGATATAAATTAGGTATGAGTCTATCTGGGATGAGTCATAGTGAGGTAAGTATATGTTATTAGCCTTTGCATATCGTAGAGAGGTCATACAGACTCCCCCTCTTATTCCAGATTGGATCATCTTAAGCATGTTAAAGTCATCTATAAGCTCTAATTCAATACCAGTTTTCAGAAGCATGGCATCAAATGATAAGCTAGGTGTAGTTAAATAAAAAGCAGGATCCAAGTCATAGTGTTGTTTGCAAGTAGCGCgaaacttttcaaaaatatcggttAGCAGAAGAACATCCGTTTGCAAATATAGGTCTGTATATTCacctaaattttgaattttaaactGTTGCCATACTTTTTGCGCATGATTATAATCTTTTACAGAAATGTTCTCATCAGTGAGCGAATTATGAAAACAGTCAATACTTGGCAGGTATTTTTCTTCAAAACATTGCCATTTATTCATATACTCATAGGGAAACACACCTTTTCGTGTAAGTAATTCAAACTCCtcatcattacaaaaatatttatgtaaatgaaCAAAGTCAGATTTCTGCATAGTTGTAGTTAGTTTTTCTAAACTTGTATCTAAAAATTTGAAAGAATCTACAAAACGAAGCTGAAAATACTCATTCTCGATAGGGATAaatttagtaaaagaaatatagttttctttggttTTAGGTATAACTTTGACGTTTCCAGGTGCCTCCCCCAATTTTTTGATAAATAGATGGCAATCATAACCAGACAGATTGTGAAAAAAATAGGTACGAAACAAGGACGTTTATATTGtaagttacatatattatgtgccGCTCCCCGATATCTTCCTGTAATGTGACAGTGATCTCGAACCCGATCAGAAAATagaaaatggttacaaatatgaCAACGTTTAGCGTTCAAAAAGTTTTGCTCGTCATTCTCATTACATATTATTGGGGTATTTTTgttcacaattttataaattttagcaACATCTTTGTAGATTGCCTCAATAAATTTATCGACGCAATCAGTACCGCGATAAGAGAAATAACGATTATGACTCGGATCTGCGTTACAAACAATATGATACCCAAAGGCAGCTGGTATATGATGATGCAAAGTTGTAGTGTTAGGGGTAAGACTATCACTAGTATCAGTATCAGAGTCACTAGTTTCAGTTGGTTGTAGTAACGATTCAAAATCTGCATATATAACGAATGGAACATTCTGTTTACGATCgaaatgtttaaatttaattactgtCCCCTTTTCTGGTAAAACGGTAACTATTCCAGTACACAAGTGATTTGCGAGTTCTTCCTGCGTGAGAAAAAATAACAGACAGGTTTCGCAAAAGTATATCTTACTATTATGCTTTGTTACTTGTCTGCGCACAAGACGACTCAAGTCTTTAATTAGAACATAATGTGGTGGGTGACTACCATCGTCTATTAAAAGTAggtttatattttttctacatttCTGATTACTAGATACTTTAGACTTGTAAAGGGGCccacaacaattttattatttttcaaaccaaaaatcgtcaaTGAAATCATAGGGTTATTTTTTTCGAATATTCTTATGTCATCAAATGTGACTGGAAAAGAAATTTGAGAAATATTCAAAACGTCTCGAAAATTAGGATAAGATGATACTCTTTCAGGGTGTTTTGTAGAAGGATGCAAAGCCGCTGTTACACACCATAAAAAACAGCATTGATCgttgttttgtatatttatacatgcttttttgttttttatgaacTTTGGCAGGTCAACATAGCTTGAACCTCGTAATGGTTGATACTTGTTAATGTTGATCTCTAAATGAGAGTTACTAACAAAAGCCCATCCACTATCACGGTCTTGAAATTCCTCAAATTTTTTCTTTAGACAGTTAACAACTTCGCAAAACAGTGACTCAAAATCATAACttaagtataaaattttatttttagttccaAATGATTTTATTGATTGACTATTATCTTTGAACATTAAAAACAATCCAAAGAGCTCGAAATTTACTTTTACGCACGTATGTTTCGTAAGTGAATTATCTAAAAgccgttttattttgtttcgaaTAGAGTTCATAAACGCATCGACAGACGCCAGACTTTGGTCGTTGGTTGCTGATATACGATAAGTGGCAATGCGCATCCGAAATGCAGACTCTACTACTTCAACACCATCATTAAGTAATTTGTTAGAACATACAGTTGTTTTATGTGCAGTGCTTCGAAGATGACctgtccatttatttttgtcTACAGATGAACTACACGGTACACAGAAAGGCATAATGAATTATGTTAATGCAAAAGATGTAGCTAAACTCACTAGGCTATTTTGAAACCGTAATTTATCAAACACTAATTTAATACATCTATTTACTATTAGCATACGTTGTATTAATCAAAACAGTTGACTCGACTGACTTCTCATTAAGAATGCAATGAATTGTTAACACTATGCAAAGTATGGTAGTATaagtctataaatataaatcaaataaaGTCGCAGTATTAAATTATCGCATTCGAAAATATTCTTTAAATTTAACAGAAAGTAACCTTTTATCTTacaaaaattaatttctgtatttattcattaaaactTTTTCGCACATAAAATATTGAAAGTATCTATTTTTGTACACAAACTATTTATATAAGCGTACGATATATTCTTAATGCAAAAACCATATTCGAGATTTAGTTATAGACGTAGGTATCTACCTTTGCTGTTAACTATAACTTGATTTTGTCAacaactttgaataaaaaataacaaaattttgtttaaatagaATTCTCTTACTGTGGGAGATTTGAAAATATtcaactaattttttttataattattataataaacaggTTCACATTCtccaaaaatattaaaggcTTGACCTAAGAACGTTTGTATTTGATTCCACTCGGAGGAATTCTCTTGACATTGCAATTTAACCGACGCTAATGCTTTTTTATAACGTTCTTCAGGCTCAG
This window harbors:
- the LOC125231547 gene encoding uncharacterized protein LOC125231547 — its product is MADSEDIPIPFSQYAQEFELPQEFDDSDLYKKIKKNIENPKAKKRNKVNIHNKVVKRTQGHPPSFVINNHEIKGNKLIKIQIINITEDVRDQNDEQNENVLLSAQYVAGDNFDEIIDSTEALINKISKKICGYSTSY